The genomic interval GCTACCTGAGGTTTGGGCAAATAAACCGGTTGCAATAAAAATAAGGCACAAGGTTATAAACAGATTTACCAATTTTTTCATATTGTCTTTTTTCTATTAATTTTCAAAGTATATGCCAACCGTCAAAATATTAACATCTTTTACGTTTCTATTCTTGCCATTTTGGTTAGTTTTTCAATTGTGTGACAAATCTTAGACTTTGACTGATTATTTTAAAGCTGAGCTATCATTGAAATTTCTACATTATAATCTTTAGGTAACCGCGCTACCTCAACGGTTTCACGGGCTGGAAAATCGCTGGTAAAATAAGATCCGTAAATTTCGTTTACTATAGCAAAATGGTTCATATCGGTAAGATAGATTGTTGTTTTTACCACATGGCTGAAATCAACTCCCGCAGAAGAAAGTATTGATTTTAAATTTTCCATAACCTGTTTTGCCTCCTCCTTAATTCCGGTCATTATTTCTTTTTCACCAGTGGGATCAATGGCGATCTGCCCTGAAATAAAAATCAAATCACCTGTTATAATTGCCTGGCTATATGGACCAATAGGCTGGGGAGCATCTGGTGTGTTTATGAGCTGTTTTTTCATCGTTAATTGTTGAAATGGTAATATAACTTGTTTCTTTATTAAACCAGAAATAAGCCGCCGGTTAAGATAAAATGGCTGCAACCGTTACATTTGAATAAAGTAATTTATAGTCCGTGAACATTCTAGCCATTGGTGAAGTGAACAGGCTTGAGGAATTAAAGCAAAAAATCAATGGTCAGGCAGTTGTGCATACACCCGATGAAAATAAGCTTACTGATGTTGACTGGAATTATTATGATGTCGTTTTTGATTTAAATGCGGATGAGAACCTTAAACGGTTAAAAACCTATTTTTCCTATTACAAAAAAATACTGATTGCAAGTGCAGTTAAAATTTCCCTGTCACAATTAAGTTATTATTATGGCAGCCAGATACCATTTACTTTAATCGGTATAAACAGCATTCCTACCTTTTTGAACCGAACAAAAATGGAAGTTTCTTTTTTAAATCCTGATGATGAAAAAGTGTTATCCTTATTAGCTGAGAAATTAAAATGGAGCTATCTGCGGGTAGAAGACCGGGTTGGTATGGTAACTCCCCGGGTAATCATGATGATTATCAATGAGGCTTGCTTTACCCTTCAGGAAGGAACTGCTTCCAAGGAAGATATCGATAAAGCGATGAAGCTTGGCACCAATTATCCTTTTGGCCCATTTGAATGGTGTGACCGGATTGGTATAAAGCAGGTTTACGAGACTCTTGAGGCCATTTGGAACGATACCCATGATGAGCGGTATAAGATCTGCCCCTTGTTAAAGACCAGATATTTCCGAAAAGAATCATTTTATTGATTTTGGATTCCAACCTTTATTTTCCGGGAAATGATTCTTGTTTATTCTATCCATAATTCTTCACGCCTCCGCTACATCTTTGATCTCATTTTCGTGCAACTCCTTGGGGTTCACTACGGGATTACCAGCGATAGGAATTATTTTAATAGCTACAAGGGAATGAAAATAAATTATAGTCTATGCCGTGTTGGTGATGAAATTTTTATTTACTGTGAAAAATTACTTTTTGAAACAGATATTAAAACTCAAAACATAACGGTAGGAACTTATAATGAAATCAAAACTCTTTTTAGTCATGGTCATTCCTCCGATCTTTCGTTTGATCCTTTTTGCGCCGCCTTTTTCCTGGTATCCCGGTATGAAGAATACCTTCCGTTCAACGCCGACAAGCATAACCGTTTTCCGGCAGAAGCAAGCATTTTGTACAGAGTAAATTCCCTGAGTGTGCCGGTAGTAAATTATTATGCTGAAATTTTACATGCACTTATTCAAAGCCATTATCCTGATTTTAATTTTCCTGAGAAAGAATACCAGTGCCTGCTTACTTATGATATTGATATGGCATTTGAATTTCAGCAAAAAGGATTCGTTCGAAATGCAGCCGGAATTATAAGGTCATTAATGCGATTCGATATTCATCATATTACTTATCGGGCGCAGGTTCTCACAGGTAAAAAAAAGGATGCATTTGATACATTTGATTACCAGGATAACCTTTCAATTCAATTTTCATTACAACCGATTTATTTTTTTCTTCTTGGTAATCGCAATCCATACGATATCAATTTATCCTGGAAAAATAAACGCTTTCGGACTCTGATACGTACCATTTCTGAAAAATATCAAATAGGAATTCATTTCAGCTATGCTTCCAATGAAAATGAAAAACTGATGGCTGAGGAAATGCACCGTCTTGAAATGATTTCCGAAAAAAAAATTCTCCGCAACAGGCAGCATTTTTTGAAGCTAAGCATGCCAGAAACATATCGCCGCCTGCTCCATTATGGAATCCGTGAAGACTACACCATGGGATATCCTTCACAGGTTGGTTTTCGCGCAGGGATTGCTTCACCTTTTAATTTTTATGATTTAGCGCATGAAACCAGTACCGCCCTTGTCGTTTATCCTTTTGCTGTGATGGATGCAACGCTGCATTACTATCTCAGACTTTCGCCGGAGCAAGCCCTGCAGCAAACAAAGCAAATTATTGAAGAGGTAAAGAAAGTGAACGGCTATTTCATTTTTCTTGCACATAATGATCTTATCGGTAAGGATGGACCCTGGAAAGGATGGTCAGAAAATTTTGAAGAAGTACTTCGCTATATGAAGAATTGAATAGAAAAGACAGATATTATTTTAACCCTGAAATATTCATTTGTATATCTATATCCCAATTGGCACGAAGCGAAATATCACCGTTGTAATTTATTATTTCTTCGGGCTGCAAATGCTTCCAGTAGTCGCCGGTATCCCAATGGTTATTCCTGTTGGCATCCTGAATAACCCGTAAATAATAATTGCCAGGTGCCATAGAAGTAAAGACAAGGTTATTTGTTCCTGTTTTTAATGTATGCTTTCCTAACAGATCCCCTGCTTTATTCCTAAACTCATAAAAATATAAATTAGAAGAATCGGCTACAGCTATTTTCAAATTCAGGTTTCCCAGCTCCGACTTTTCCAAAGTAGAAAAGCTTACAAGCGAACTGTCATTAAAACGGCCGTACACATCGCTGAACAAAGAATCGGGAATAATTAAGGTATACTTTTTTTTCTCTTCCATTATGGCATGCATTGCTATAAACCTTTTGTTGGAAATAGTATCGGTTACCATCTCAAGCCGGTTTACAGTCTGTTTTAAGGAATCTTTTAATAATTCAATTTTCTTATTTTCATTTATTGCCGCTATTGGTGAAGAAAACTGAATTACGATGGGTTGACTGGCTACCTGTTGAAAGTTGTTTATGATTGTTTTTACTGAGAATAAAGGCAATGAAACGTGAAGGCTTGTATTTGCCTTTTTCATTCTTACCATTACCGTATCGGAGAAATTTTTATCACTTACTGCGAGCATGATGCTGTCGGATATTAAGTCGTTTAACCAGTAAGTAACGGTATCCCTTGCGAAGCTATATTCCAGAAAACCTGTTGCATTTTTATCTGACATATTACTTACGTGGATATCCTGTGTTGGCTGAAAAAAGGAGAATAGTATTCTACCTGGCTGATGAGATTCCGCGCTTATCACTTTTTGTTTTTCACCGTAAGGCTTAAACATCGTCAGCTTATAAAAACCGGTTGTATCACTGATTGTAATTGAAGAATCAAAAAAAGCAATGGCTTCGCCTGCTCCATCATAAAGCAGATTAAAATTGAGATCATTAAGCGCAACCAGTTTGTAAATTCCTGTTTTTACATGATCAACGGCAAAATTTCCATCCTTATCGGTACGGGCATTATAGTTGGGCCGATGCTTTGCTACGGCAGAATCGCTGAGATCGCTGTACAGCATTACAAGTAAATTTTCGCTCGATTTGCCGTTTACATCCTTTACGTTGCCCTTGATTTTGAATGAGTCTATATATGACCCTGTAGAAAAAACATATTGGTAATTGAGCATTATATTTCCTTCAGTAAGGTCTTTTATTGCATTACCGAAGGAAACGGAATAGGTGGTGTTTGGGTTGAGAATACCTAAGTGCGTTATCGAAAATGTTTTTCCATGTAAGCGATACTGTGGTTTGCCGTCCAGTGCAGGAGAAAAAAATATTTGTGCAGCCGGGTCCGCTAATTGAGTGTATTCGTCGAACGTGAGGTTGATCCTGTCTGATGAAAAATTAACGGTTAGATTTCGTGGGTTAGATTTTACAACGTGCGGCGGCCTCTCATCTTTTTCACCTCCTGTGGGTGATACCTGGTTGGCGCAGGACGTAATAAAAATAATGGCTACAGAACATAGCAAAAATGCAAAGGGCTTTAACATTAAGGGCAAAAATAGGTATAGCCGCCTGAAGTTGCAGGTAAAGAAATCAGCCCCTTAAATTTATGTCTGCTGGCTAATTTGCCTTATACACAATAGAGCAATTATCTTCGCACTGTCGCAAAAAATAATGATTTATATGGAGGTGGTATTAATTCCGGGCTTGGGTGGGGACAGGCGGCTGTTTAAAAA from Chitinophagales bacterium carries:
- a CDS encoding RidA family protein; this encodes MKKQLINTPDAPQPIGPYSQAIITGDLIFISGQIAIDPTGEKEIMTGIKEEAKQVMENLKSILSSAGVDFSHVVKTTIYLTDMNHFAIVNEIYGSYFTSDFPARETVEVARLPKDYNVEISMIAQL
- a CDS encoding Ig-like domain-containing protein, with product MLKPFAFLLCSVAIIFITSCANQVSPTGGEKDERPPHVVKSNPRNLTVNFSSDRINLTFDEYTQLADPAAQIFFSPALDGKPQYRLHGKTFSITHLGILNPNTTYSVSFGNAIKDLTEGNIMLNYQYVFSTGSYIDSFKIKGNVKDVNGKSSENLLVMLYSDLSDSAVAKHRPNYNARTDKDGNFAVDHVKTGIYKLVALNDLNFNLLYDGAGEAIAFFDSSITISDTTGFYKLTMFKPYGEKQKVISAESHQPGRILFSFFQPTQDIHVSNMSDKNATGFLEYSFARDTVTYWLNDLISDSIMLAVSDKNFSDTVMVRMKKANTSLHVSLPLFSVKTIINNFQQVASQPIVIQFSSPIAAINENKKIELLKDSLKQTVNRLEMVTDTISNKRFIAMHAIMEEKKKYTLIIPDSLFSDVYGRFNDSSLVSFSTLEKSELGNLNLKIAVADSSNLYFYEFRNKAGDLLGKHTLKTGTNNLVFTSMAPGNYYLRVIQDANRNNHWDTGDYWKHLQPEEIINYNGDISLRANWDIDIQMNISGLK